The Cellulomonas sp. P24 genome contains a region encoding:
- the rplK gene encoding 50S ribosomal protein L11 has translation MPPKKKVTGLIKLQIKAGLATPAPPIGPALGQHGVNIMEFCKAYNAATEAQRGDVIPVEITVYEDRSFTFITKTPPAAELIKKAAGVAKGSPTPHTVKVAKITADQVREIASTKLVDLNANDLPAAEKIIAGTARSMGITVQD, from the coding sequence ATGCCTCCCAAGAAGAAGGTCACCGGCCTGATCAAGCTCCAGATCAAGGCTGGGCTCGCCACACCGGCGCCGCCGATCGGTCCCGCACTGGGCCAGCACGGCGTCAACATCATGGAGTTCTGCAAGGCGTACAACGCGGCCACCGAGGCCCAGCGCGGGGACGTCATCCCGGTCGAGATCACGGTCTACGAGGACCGCTCGTTCACGTTCATCACCAAGACGCCGCCGGCTGCCGAGCTGATCAAGAAGGCTGCCGGTGTCGCCAAGGGCTCGCCGACGCCGCACACGGTCAAGGTCGCCAAGATCACCGCGGACCAGGTGCGTGAGATCGCCTCGACCAAGCTGGTCGACCTGAACGCGAACGACCTGCCCGCCGCCGAGAAGATCATCGCCGGCACCGCCCGTTCGATGGGCATCACGGTTCAGGACTGA
- the nusG gene encoding transcription termination/antitermination protein NusG yields the protein MSQESQDPTVDEVEVDVDDALESSSAVEVPEASEVAEASEVAESDSDAVPSVDPEVDEDPVAAFKAHLRALPGEWYVIHSYAGYENRVKANLENRTQSLNMEDFIYQVEVPMEEVVEIKNAQRKTVRRVRIPGYVLVRMDLTDESWGAVRHTPGVTGFVGHTHQPVPLTQDEVFSMLGSTLAPKAPVATGGARAASAITVDFTVGESVTVTDGPFDTLPATISEINPESQKLKVLVSIFGRETPVELSFNQVAKI from the coding sequence GTGTCGCAGGAGTCGCAGGACCCGACCGTCGACGAGGTCGAGGTGGACGTCGACGACGCCCTCGAGTCGAGCAGTGCAGTCGAGGTGCCCGAGGCCTCCGAGGTCGCCGAGGCCTCCGAGGTCGCCGAGAGCGACTCGGACGCCGTCCCCTCCGTCGACCCTGAGGTCGACGAGGACCCGGTCGCGGCCTTCAAGGCGCACCTGCGCGCGCTCCCCGGCGAGTGGTACGTGATCCACTCCTACGCCGGCTACGAGAACCGCGTGAAGGCGAACCTCGAGAACCGCACGCAGAGCCTCAACATGGAGGACTTCATCTACCAGGTGGAGGTCCCCATGGAAGAGGTCGTGGAGATCAAGAACGCGCAGCGCAAGACGGTCCGCCGGGTGCGTATCCCCGGGTACGTGCTGGTCCGGATGGACCTGACGGACGAGTCGTGGGGCGCGGTCCGGCACACGCCGGGGGTGACGGGCTTCGTCGGGCACACCCACCAGCCCGTCCCGCTGACCCAGGACGAGGTCTTCTCGATGCTGGGCTCGACGCTCGCCCCGAAGGCCCCGGTGGCGACGGGCGGCGCGCGTGCCGCGTCGGCGATCACGGTCGACTTCACGGTCGGCGAGTCGGTCACGGTGACGGACGGGCCGTTCGACACGCTGCCGGCGACGATCTCCGAGATCAACCCCGAGAGCCAGAAGCTGAAGGTTCTCGTCTCGATCTTCGGCCGGGAGACCCCGGTCGAGCTGTCGTTCAACCAGGTCGCCAAGATCTAG
- the rpoB gene encoding DNA-directed RNA polymerase subunit beta — MAASRTPSAPSADAIANRTASRRISFAKIHEPLEVPDLLGLQTENFDWLLGNEKWQARVAAALENGRQDVPETAGLEEIFEEISPIEDFAQTMSLSFREHRFEPPKYTADECKEKDFTFAAPLFVTAEFVNYTTGEIKSQTVFMGDFPLMTDRGTFIINGTERVVVSQLVRSPGVYFERTADKTSDKDIFTSKIIPSRGAWLEFEIDKRDHVGVRVDRKRKQNATVLLKALGMTESEIREEFAQFPAVIDTLEKDHVNTQDEALLDLYRKIRPGEPPTVEAGRALIDNFYFNSKRYDLAKVGRYKVNKKLGIDSPLSASVLSKEDIVATIKYLAALHAEVGTIGGMRAGEPIEVRVETDDIDHFGNRRIRAVGELIQNQVRTGLSRMERVVRERMTTQDVEAITPQTLINIRPVVASIKEFFGTSQLSQFMDQNNPLAGLTHKRRLSALGPGGLSRDRAGMEVRDVHPSHYGRMCPIETPEGPNIGLIGSLATYGRINPFGFVETPYRKVDQGKVTDDVHFLTADDEDRYVIAQANAPLNANMTFAEDRVLVRTKGGEIDYVTGTAVDYMDVSPRQMVSVATALIPFLEHDDANRALMGANMQRQAVPLVRSEAPLVGTGMERRAAVDAGDVIVASKPGVVTEVSADLIVVANDDGTTTSYRAAKFRRSNQGTSYNQRVLVDHGARVEVGSVLADGPATDEGELALGRNLLVAFMSWEGHNYEDAIILSQRLVQDDVLSSIHIEEHEVDARDTKLGPEEITRDIPNVSEEVLADLDERGIIRIGAEVSAGDVLVGKVTPKGETELTPEERLLRAIFGEKAREVRDTSLKVPHGESGTVIEVRTFNREDGDELPAGVNELVRVYIAQRRKITDGDKLAGRHGNKGVISKILPIEDMPFLPDGTAVDVVLNPLGVPGRMNVGQVLETHLGWIAKQGWDISLAEGDVSWRDDIPDVAAKSPAGNPVATPVFDGVHEDALTGLLSATLPNRDGERMVDGTGKARLFDGRSGEPFPDPVAVGYMYILKLHHLVDDKIHARSTGPYSMITQQPLGGKAQFGGQRFGEMEVWALEAYGAAYTLQELLTIKSDDVPGRVKVYEAIVKGENIPDSGIPESFKVLLKEMQSLCLNVEVLSSDGTIIDMKESDDEVYRAAEELGIDLSRRPNASSVEEI, encoded by the coding sequence TTGGCTGCCTCGCGCACCCCTTCTGCACCGTCCGCCGACGCTATCGCGAATCGCACCGCGTCCCGTCGCATCTCGTTCGCCAAGATCCACGAGCCGTTGGAGGTTCCTGACCTGCTCGGTCTCCAGACCGAGAACTTCGACTGGCTCCTCGGCAACGAGAAGTGGCAGGCCCGGGTGGCCGCCGCTCTCGAGAACGGACGTCAGGACGTCCCCGAGACCGCCGGGCTCGAGGAGATCTTCGAGGAGATCTCCCCGATCGAGGACTTCGCCCAGACGATGTCCCTGTCGTTCCGCGAGCACCGCTTCGAGCCTCCGAAGTACACCGCGGACGAGTGCAAGGAGAAGGACTTCACCTTCGCCGCACCGCTCTTCGTCACGGCGGAGTTCGTGAACTACACGACCGGTGAGATCAAGAGCCAGACGGTCTTCATGGGTGACTTCCCCCTCATGACCGACCGGGGAACCTTCATCATCAACGGCACCGAGCGCGTCGTCGTCTCGCAGCTCGTGCGCTCTCCGGGTGTGTACTTCGAGCGCACCGCCGACAAGACCTCGGACAAGGACATCTTCACCTCGAAGATCATCCCGTCCCGCGGTGCCTGGCTCGAGTTCGAGATCGACAAGCGCGACCACGTCGGGGTGCGCGTCGACCGCAAGCGCAAGCAGAACGCCACGGTGCTGCTCAAGGCGCTCGGCATGACGGAGTCGGAGATCCGCGAGGAGTTCGCGCAGTTCCCCGCCGTCATCGACACCCTCGAGAAGGACCACGTCAACACGCAGGACGAGGCGCTGCTCGACCTCTACCGCAAGATCCGTCCGGGCGAGCCGCCGACGGTCGAGGCCGGTCGTGCGCTGATCGACAACTTCTACTTCAACTCCAAGCGGTACGACCTCGCGAAGGTCGGACGCTACAAGGTGAACAAGAAGCTCGGCATCGACTCCCCGCTGAGCGCGTCGGTCCTCTCCAAGGAGGACATCGTCGCGACGATCAAGTACCTCGCGGCGCTGCACGCCGAGGTCGGGACGATCGGTGGCATGCGGGCCGGTGAGCCGATCGAGGTCCGCGTCGAGACCGACGACATCGACCACTTCGGCAACCGCCGCATCCGTGCGGTCGGGGAGCTCATCCAGAACCAGGTGCGCACCGGTCTCTCACGCATGGAGCGCGTCGTCCGTGAGCGGATGACGACCCAGGACGTCGAGGCGATCACGCCGCAGACCCTGATCAACATCCGCCCGGTGGTGGCGTCGATCAAGGAGTTCTTCGGCACGTCGCAGCTGTCGCAGTTCATGGACCAGAACAACCCGCTCGCGGGGCTGACGCACAAGCGTCGCCTGTCCGCGCTCGGCCCGGGTGGTCTGTCCCGTGACCGTGCCGGCATGGAGGTCCGTGACGTCCACCCGTCGCACTACGGCCGCATGTGCCCGATCGAGACCCCGGAAGGCCCGAACATCGGCCTGATCGGCTCGCTCGCGACGTACGGGCGGATCAACCCGTTCGGGTTCGTCGAGACCCCGTACCGCAAGGTCGACCAGGGCAAGGTCACGGACGACGTGCACTTCCTGACGGCCGACGACGAGGACCGCTACGTCATCGCGCAGGCGAACGCGCCGCTGAACGCGAACATGACGTTCGCCGAGGACCGCGTGCTCGTCCGCACCAAGGGCGGCGAGATCGACTACGTCACCGGCACCGCCGTCGACTACATGGACGTCTCGCCGCGCCAGATGGTGTCGGTGGCCACGGCCCTGATCCCGTTCCTCGAGCACGACGACGCGAACCGTGCCCTCATGGGTGCGAACATGCAGCGCCAGGCCGTGCCGCTGGTCCGCTCCGAGGCGCCGCTCGTCGGCACCGGCATGGAGCGGCGTGCGGCCGTCGACGCAGGTGACGTGATCGTCGCGTCGAAGCCCGGCGTGGTGACCGAGGTCTCCGCCGACCTGATCGTCGTCGCGAACGACGACGGCACGACGACGAGCTACCGCGCGGCCAAGTTCCGCCGGTCGAACCAGGGCACGTCGTACAACCAGCGGGTGCTCGTCGATCACGGCGCACGCGTCGAGGTCGGCTCGGTGCTCGCCGACGGCCCGGCGACCGACGAGGGCGAGCTCGCCCTCGGGCGCAACCTGCTCGTCGCGTTCATGTCGTGGGAGGGCCACAACTACGAGGACGCGATCATCCTGTCGCAGCGCCTCGTGCAGGACGACGTCCTCTCCTCGATCCACATCGAGGAGCACGAGGTCGACGCGCGCGACACCAAGCTCGGCCCCGAGGAGATCACCCGGGACATCCCGAACGTCTCCGAGGAGGTCCTCGCCGACCTCGACGAGCGCGGCATCATCCGCATCGGCGCCGAGGTGTCGGCCGGTGACGTCCTCGTGGGCAAGGTGACCCCCAAGGGCGAGACCGAGCTCACGCCGGAGGAGCGCCTGCTCCGGGCGATCTTCGGCGAGAAGGCCCGCGAGGTGCGTGACACGTCCCTCAAGGTCCCGCACGGCGAGTCGGGCACGGTCATCGAGGTCCGCACGTTCAACCGCGAGGACGGCGACGAGCTGCCCGCCGGCGTGAACGAGCTGGTCCGGGTGTACATCGCCCAGCGACGCAAGATCACCGACGGTGACAAGCTCGCCGGTCGTCACGGCAACAAGGGCGTCATCTCGAAGATCCTGCCGATCGAGGACATGCCGTTCCTCCCCGACGGCACCGCGGTCGACGTCGTCCTGAACCCGCTCGGCGTCCCGGGGCGCATGAACGTCGGCCAGGTGCTCGAGACCCACCTCGGATGGATCGCGAAGCAGGGCTGGGACATCTCGCTCGCCGAGGGCGACGTGTCCTGGCGCGACGACATCCCCGACGTGGCCGCGAAGTCGCCGGCCGGCAACCCGGTCGCGACACCGGTCTTCGACGGTGTGCACGAGGACGCCCTCACCGGGCTGCTCTCGGCGACCCTGCCGAACCGGGACGGCGAGCGCATGGTCGACGGCACCGGCAAGGCGCGACTGTTCGACGGCCGCTCCGGCGAGCCGTTCCCCGACCCTGTCGCGGTCGGCTACATGTACATCCTCAAGCTGCACCACCTGGTCGACGACAAGATCCACGCCCGCTCGACCGGTCCGTACTCGATGATCACCCAGCAGCCGCTCGGTGGTAAGGCGCAGTTCGGTGGTCAGCGGTTCGGCGAGATGGAGGTCTGGGCCCTCGAGGCGTACGGCGCCGCGTACACGCTCCAGGAGCTCCTCACCATCAAGTCCGACGACGTGCCCGGCCGCGTCAAGGTCTACGAGGCGATCGTCAAGGGCGAGAACATCCCCGACTCGGGCATCCCGGAGTCGTTCAAGGTGCTTCTCAAGGAGATGCAGTCGCTGTGCCTGAACGTCGAGGTGCTGTCGTCCGACGGCACGATCATCGACATGAAGGAGAGCGACGACGAGGTCTACCGCGCAGCGGAGGAGCTCGGCATCGACCTGTCCCGCCGGCCGAACGCCAGCAGCGTCGAAGAGATCTGA
- the rplA gene encoding 50S ribosomal protein L1: MAQHSKAYRQAAEKIEKDHLYSPLEAVRLAKETSTAKFDATVEVAFRLGVDPRKADQMVRGTVNLPHGTGKTARVLVFATGDRAEAARAAGADIVGGDELIDRVAAGFTDFDSAVATPDLMGKVGRLGKVLGPRGLMPNPKTGTVTMDVAKAVTEIKGGKIEFRVDKHANLHFIIGKVSFTDVQLVQNYASVLDEVLRLKPASSKGRYITKATIATTIGPGILVDQTKTRNLTEDDAEVA; encoded by the coding sequence ATGGCACAGCACAGCAAGGCGTACCGCCAGGCCGCCGAGAAGATCGAGAAGGACCACCTCTACTCGCCGCTCGAGGCCGTGCGCCTCGCGAAGGAGACGTCGACCGCCAAGTTCGACGCGACCGTGGAGGTCGCGTTCCGCCTCGGTGTCGACCCCCGCAAGGCGGACCAGATGGTCCGTGGCACCGTCAACCTGCCCCACGGCACCGGCAAGACCGCTCGGGTCCTGGTCTTCGCCACGGGCGACCGTGCCGAGGCGGCGCGTGCCGCAGGCGCCGACATCGTCGGCGGCGACGAGCTGATCGACCGGGTCGCGGCCGGGTTCACCGACTTCGACTCCGCGGTCGCGACGCCCGACCTCATGGGCAAGGTCGGTCGCCTCGGGAAGGTGCTGGGTCCGCGCGGGCTCATGCCGAACCCGAAGACGGGCACCGTGACGATGGACGTCGCCAAGGCGGTCACCGAGATCAAGGGCGGCAAGATCGAGTTCCGTGTCGACAAGCACGCGAACCTGCACTTCATCATCGGGAAGGTCTCCTTCACGGACGTGCAGCTCGTCCAGAACTACGCGTCGGTGCTCGACGAGGTCCTCCGGCTCAAGCCGGCGTCCTCGAAGGGCCGCTACATCACGAAGGCGACGATCGCCACCACGATCGGCCCCGGCATCCTGGTGGACCAGACCAAGACCCGGAACCTGACCGAGGACGACGCCGAGGTCGCCTGA
- the secE gene encoding preprotein translocase subunit SecE, whose product MSESARAAASGADGAPTSSKKSRPAGKNERKGLFAHVALFVRQVVAELKKVVRPTRSELMTYTSVVLVFVLAVMAFVTLVDLGIGKIVFWVFGG is encoded by the coding sequence GTGAGCGAATCCGCACGTGCTGCGGCGTCGGGCGCCGACGGCGCTCCGACCAGCTCGAAGAAGTCCCGACCCGCCGGGAAGAACGAGCGCAAGGGGCTCTTCGCGCACGTCGCCCTGTTCGTCCGTCAGGTGGTCGCCGAGCTCAAGAAGGTCGTCCGGCCCACCCGGTCCGAGCTGATGACCTACACGTCGGTGGTGCTGGTCTTCGTGCTCGCCGTCATGGCGTTCGTGACGCTCGTCGACCTGGGTATCGGCAAGATCGTGTTCTGGGTGTTCGGGGGCTGA
- the rplL gene encoding 50S ribosomal protein L7/L12: MAKLSTDELINAFKELTLIELSDFVKQFEETFEVTAAAPVAAVAAPAAGGAEVVVEEEKDEFDVILEAAGEKKIQVIKEVRALTSLGLKEAKDLVDGAPKPVLEAVNKEAAEKAKAALEGAGATVTLK, translated from the coding sequence ATGGCGAAGCTCAGCACCGACGAGCTGATCAATGCTTTCAAGGAGCTCACCCTCATCGAGCTCTCCGACTTCGTGAAGCAGTTCGAGGAGACCTTCGAGGTCACCGCTGCTGCTCCCGTCGCCGCCGTTGCGGCCCCGGCCGCCGGTGGCGCCGAGGTCGTCGTCGAGGAGGAGAAGGACGAGTTCGACGTCATCCTCGAGGCAGCCGGCGAGAAGAAGATCCAGGTCATCAAGGAGGTGCGTGCCCTCACGAGCCTCGGCCTGAAGGAGGCCAAGGACCTCGTCGACGGCGCCCCGAAGCCGGTTCTCGAGGCTGTCAACAAGGAGGCCGCCGAGAAGGCCAAGGCCGCCCTCGAGGGTGCAGGCGCGACCGTCACCCTCAAGTGA
- the rplJ gene encoding 50S ribosomal protein L10, with protein MARPDKAAAVAELTDQFRESNAAVLTEYRGLTVAQLKQLRRALSGNATYAVVKNTLTAIAAKEAGVEGFDAHLAGPSAIAFVTGDPVEAAKGLRDFAKAHPALVIKGGVLDGRALDAAEINKLADLESREVLLAKTAGVLKASLYQAAYLFTAPAAQAVRTIDALREKKQSIDDAA; from the coding sequence ATGGCGAGGCCGGACAAGGCAGCCGCAGTCGCAGAGCTCACGGACCAGTTCCGCGAGTCGAACGCGGCTGTGCTGACCGAGTACCGCGGGCTCACCGTCGCCCAGCTCAAGCAGCTGCGGCGCGCGCTCAGCGGCAACGCAACCTACGCCGTGGTGAAGAACACGCTGACCGCCATCGCGGCCAAGGAGGCGGGCGTCGAAGGTTTCGACGCGCACCTCGCCGGCCCGTCGGCGATTGCCTTCGTGACCGGTGACCCGGTCGAGGCAGCCAAGGGTCTGCGTGACTTCGCCAAGGCGCATCCCGCACTCGTGATCAAGGGCGGTGTCCTCGACGGACGCGCCCTGGACGCCGCGGAGATCAACAAGCTCGCGGACCTCGAGTCCCGTGAGGTCCTGCTGGCCAAGACGGCCGGCGTGCTCAAGGCGTCGCTCTACCAGGCGGCGTACCTCTTCACCGCGCCCGCGGCCCAGGCCGTGCGCACCATCGACGCGCTTCGCGAGAAGAAGCAGTCGATCGACGACGCAGCCTGA
- a CDS encoding DNA-directed RNA polymerase subunit beta', with amino-acid sequence MLDVNVFDELRIGLATAEDIRTWSHGEVKKPETINYRTLKPEKDGLFCEKIFGPTRDWECYCGKYKRVRFKGIICERCGVEVTRSKVRRERMGHIELAAPVTHIWFFKGVPSRLGYLLDLAPKDLEKVIYFAAYMITSVDTEGRQEDLPNLQNEIDLEKKEISDRRDNEIEQRAQKLEADLAQLESEGAKADARRKVRDSAEREMTQIRKRADAELDRLDLVWDKFKNLKVSDLEGDELLYRQLQDRYGNYFEGSMGAAAIQKRLEAFDLVAEAESLRDTIKNGKGQRKTRALKRLKVVNAFLTTTNSPTGMVLDAVPVIPPDLRPMVQLDGGRFATSDLNDLYRRVINRNNRLKRLLDLGAPEIIVNNEKRMLQEAVDALFDNGRRGRPVTGPGNRPLKSISDMLKGKQGRFRQNLLGKRVDYSGRSVIVVGPQLKLHQCGLPKQMALELFKPFVMKRLVDLNHAQNIKSAKRMVERARPVVWDVLEEVITEHPVLLNRAPTLHRLGIQAFEPQLVEGKAIHLHPLVCAAFNADFDGDQMAVHLPLSAEAQAEARILMLSSNNILKPSDGRPVTMPSQDMIIGLYHLTSDKPDALGAGRHFSSVSEAIMAFDAGSLDLNAEVFIRLDDLVPPREGFDAPEGWTDGDSITFATTLGRALFNELLPVDYPFVNGVVDKKRLSSIVNELAEKYPKVEVAASLDALKEAGFRWATRSGVTISISDVATPSAKAAILEEHEARAAKVQGQYEKGLITDDERRQELIEIWTQATDKVADAMRANFPKQNTVYKMVGSGARGNWMQVRQIAGMRGLVANPKGEIIPRPIKSNYREGLSVLEYFIATHGARKGLADTALRTADSGYLTRRLVDVSQDVIVREEDCGTERGLTLPVGVVGADGVVRRHDKVETSIYARTLAGTVEVDGVVLGQPGDDVGDVLIEALLAAGVTELKVRSVLTCESRVGTCAKCYGRSLATGKLVDIGEAVGIISAQSIGEPGTQLTMRTFHTGGVASADDITQGLPRIQELFEARTPKGEGPIAEYSGRIAIDESERTRRIVLTPDDGSEEIAYPITKRSRLLVSDGEHVEVGTQLVLGAVDPKKVLRILGPRATQKHLVDEVQEVYRSQGVDIHDKHIEVIVRQMLRRITVLDSGETDLLPGELAERGRFEDANRRAVAEGLQPASGRPELMGITKASLATDSWLSAASFQETTRVLTEAAMSGRSDPLLGLKENVILGKLIPAGTGLPRYRDAVVEPTEEAKAELYPSFGYDEIDFPGLGMGSGDAIPLEDIDFGPDFR; translated from the coding sequence TTGCTCGACGTCAACGTCTTCGATGAGCTGCGTATCGGCCTGGCCACTGCTGAAGACATTCGTACCTGGTCACATGGCGAGGTCAAGAAGCCCGAGACCATCAACTACCGCACGCTGAAGCCGGAGAAGGACGGCCTCTTCTGCGAGAAGATCTTCGGTCCCACGCGGGACTGGGAGTGCTACTGCGGCAAGTACAAGCGCGTGCGCTTCAAGGGGATCATCTGCGAGCGCTGCGGTGTCGAGGTCACCCGGTCCAAGGTGCGTCGCGAGCGGATGGGGCACATCGAGCTCGCCGCTCCCGTCACGCACATCTGGTTCTTCAAGGGTGTGCCGTCGCGTCTCGGCTACCTGCTCGACCTCGCGCCGAAGGACCTCGAGAAGGTCATCTACTTCGCCGCGTACATGATCACCTCGGTCGACACCGAGGGGCGTCAGGAAGACCTCCCGAACCTCCAGAACGAGATCGACCTGGAGAAGAAGGAGATCTCGGACCGTCGCGACAACGAGATCGAGCAGCGTGCGCAGAAGCTCGAGGCCGACCTGGCGCAGCTCGAGTCCGAGGGCGCCAAGGCCGACGCGCGCCGCAAGGTGCGTGACTCCGCCGAGCGCGAGATGACGCAGATCCGCAAGCGTGCCGACGCCGAGCTCGACCGGCTCGACCTGGTGTGGGACAAGTTCAAGAACCTCAAGGTCTCGGACCTCGAGGGCGACGAGCTCCTCTACCGTCAGCTCCAGGACCGCTACGGGAACTACTTCGAGGGCTCGATGGGCGCTGCGGCGATCCAGAAGCGCCTCGAGGCCTTCGACCTCGTCGCCGAGGCTGAGTCGCTGCGCGACACGATCAAGAACGGCAAGGGCCAGCGCAAGACGCGTGCCCTCAAGCGGCTCAAGGTCGTCAACGCGTTCCTGACGACGACCAACTCGCCGACCGGCATGGTGCTGGACGCGGTCCCGGTCATCCCGCCGGACCTGCGGCCGATGGTCCAGCTCGACGGTGGTCGCTTCGCGACGTCCGACCTCAACGACCTGTACCGCCGCGTGATCAACCGGAACAACCGCCTCAAGCGGCTGCTCGACCTCGGGGCCCCGGAGATCATCGTCAACAACGAGAAGCGGATGCTCCAGGAGGCCGTCGACGCGCTGTTCGACAACGGCCGCCGTGGACGTCCGGTCACCGGACCGGGCAACCGCCCGCTCAAGTCGATCTCGGACATGCTCAAGGGCAAGCAGGGGCGGTTCCGTCAGAACCTCCTCGGCAAGCGCGTCGACTACTCGGGCCGGTCGGTCATCGTCGTCGGCCCGCAGCTCAAGCTGCACCAGTGCGGCCTGCCGAAGCAGATGGCGCTCGAGCTCTTCAAGCCGTTCGTCATGAAGCGGCTCGTGGACCTCAACCACGCGCAGAACATCAAGTCGGCCAAGCGCATGGTCGAGCGGGCCCGTCCGGTGGTCTGGGACGTCCTCGAAGAGGTCATCACGGAGCACCCGGTGCTGCTCAACCGGGCACCGACGCTGCACCGTCTCGGCATCCAGGCGTTCGAGCCCCAGCTGGTCGAGGGCAAGGCGATCCACCTGCACCCGCTCGTCTGCGCGGCGTTCAACGCCGACTTCGACGGCGACCAGATGGCCGTCCACCTGCCGCTGTCGGCCGAGGCGCAGGCCGAGGCCCGCATCCTCATGCTGTCGAGCAACAACATCCTCAAGCCGTCGGACGGCCGTCCGGTGACCATGCCCTCGCAGGACATGATCATCGGCCTGTACCACCTGACGTCGGACAAGCCGGATGCTCTGGGCGCCGGTCGGCACTTCAGCTCGGTCTCCGAGGCGATCATGGCCTTCGACGCCGGCTCGCTCGACCTGAACGCCGAGGTGTTCATCCGGCTCGACGACCTCGTCCCGCCGCGTGAGGGCTTCGACGCCCCGGAGGGGTGGACCGACGGTGACTCGATCACCTTCGCCACGACCCTGGGTCGCGCGCTCTTCAACGAGCTGCTCCCGGTCGACTACCCGTTCGTCAACGGGGTCGTCGACAAGAAGCGGCTGTCCTCGATCGTGAACGAGCTCGCGGAGAAGTACCCGAAGGTCGAGGTCGCCGCGAGCCTGGACGCGCTCAAGGAGGCCGGCTTCCGGTGGGCGACCCGCTCGGGCGTCACGATCTCGATCTCCGACGTCGCCACACCCTCGGCGAAGGCAGCGATCCTCGAGGAGCACGAGGCACGTGCGGCGAAGGTGCAGGGCCAGTACGAGAAGGGCCTGATCACCGACGACGAGCGTCGTCAGGAGCTCATCGAGATCTGGACCCAGGCGACCGACAAGGTCGCGGACGCCATGCGCGCGAACTTCCCGAAGCAGAACACCGTCTACAAGATGGTCGGCTCGGGTGCGCGAGGCAACTGGATGCAGGTGCGTCAGATCGCCGGTATGCGTGGTCTCGTCGCGAACCCGAAGGGCGAGATCATCCCGCGCCCGATCAAGTCCAACTACCGCGAGGGCCTGTCGGTCCTGGAGTACTTCATCGCGACGCACGGCGCCCGCAAGGGTCTGGCGGACACCGCTCTGCGGACCGCCGACTCGGGGTACCTCACGCGTCGTCTGGTGGACGTGTCCCAGGACGTCATCGTCCGCGAGGAGGACTGCGGGACCGAGCGTGGACTGACCCTGCCGGTGGGTGTGGTCGGTGCCGACGGTGTCGTGCGCCGTCACGACAAGGTCGAGACGAGCATCTACGCCCGGACCCTTGCTGGGACGGTCGAGGTCGACGGCGTCGTGCTGGGTCAGCCGGGCGACGACGTCGGTGACGTGCTCATCGAGGCGTTGCTCGCGGCGGGCGTGACCGAGCTCAAGGTGCGGTCCGTGCTCACGTGCGAGTCGCGCGTCGGGACGTGCGCCAAGTGCTACGGCCGTTCGCTCGCCACGGGCAAGCTCGTGGACATCGGCGAGGCGGTCGGCATCATCTCCGCGCAGTCGATCGGTGAGCCCGGGACGCAGCTGACGATGCGGACGTTCCACACCGGTGGTGTGGCATCGGCCGACGACATCACGCAGGGTCTCCCGCGTATCCAGGAGCTCTTCGAGGCCCGTACCCCGAAGGGTGAGGGTCCGATCGCGGAGTACTCCGGCCGGATCGCGATCGACGAGTCGGAGCGCACGCGTCGGATCGTCCTCACGCCCGACGACGGCTCGGAGGAGATCGCCTACCCGATCACCAAGCGGTCGCGTCTGCTCGTGTCGGACGGCGAGCACGTCGAGGTCGGCACCCAGCTCGTGCTCGGTGCGGTCGACCCGAAGAAGGTGCTGCGCATCCTCGGCCCCCGGGCCACGCAGAAGCACCTGGTGGACGAGGTCCAGGAGGTCTACCGCTCCCAGGGCGTGGACATCCACGACAAGCACATCGAGGTCATCGTCCGGCAGATGCTGCGCCGGATCACGGTGCTCGACTCGGGCGAGACGGACCTGCTCCCGGGCGAGCTCGCCGAGCGGGGACGCTTCGAGGACGCGAACCGTCGTGCGGTGGCCGAGGGGCTGCAGCCGGCATCGGGTCGTCCGGAGCTGATGGGCATCACCAAGGCGTCGCTGGCGACGGACTCGTGGCTGTCGGCCGCGTCGTTCCAGGAGACGACCCGGGTGCTCACCGAGGCCGCGATGTCGGGTCGGAGCGACCCGCTTCTCGGGCTCAAGGAGAACGTCATCCTCGGCAAGCTCATCCCGGCGGGTACCGGTCTTCCCCGGTACCGCGACGCCGTGGTCGAGCCCACCGAGGAGGCGAAGGCCGAGCTGTACCCGAGCTTCGGGTACGACGAGATCGACTTCCCGGGGCTCGGGATGGGGTCGGGAGACGCCATCCCGCTCGAGGACATCGACTTCGGCCCGGACTTCCGCTGA